The genomic region ATGGCCAAGTATTAactattttcacttttgtgtTAAATTAATATTGGTAACATGCAGTGTTTCTGAACCAGTATAACAAAATTCTCTTGGAATTATTTGGTTTTGCTACCATAGCCCCAAAGACACATTCTGAAAAGGTATGTAAGGTGGGCCTGGGGAGTGGAGATTCAGTTCAGTTCAGTCTTTGtcctttcccatttgtaaaattatGATTCTTACTGTAGTTGTCAGTTTTAATTAGTTTTAACATGACaacattaacaaattattattgATATAGGCTTTTCAATTTGCTCAAGATTATGAATTGTAAGTGGAATGAAGCAGCATTTCCAGTTGATGAATGGATCCACAGGTAATGCAATGTCTCTTAAATTAAGCTTGTGACAATTAAACCAATAAATTGTAGCAATCAGAAAACTATTGATGAAGTACAACCACGGAATGTTCATCTCAATATATGCTGGAATCTGTACTTTAAGTAAAAGAATAATTACTTGAAGTAGTACAAATGGTAACCAGGTACCGAGAAAACAGATAATGAACTTGGGCAAGAGCGTTTTTTTAGAGCTCAGAGTATAACCACAATGGGATGGAAAGGGGAAATACAGGATAGTCTCATTCATATAGGAAGTCATCCTAACAGCCTGTACCAAGGCAATAACTTCTGACCAAGAGGTTAGAAAAGCCATAAACAAAATCACCACCATGGAAAATGACAGCCAGTAACTCTGAATGCTAATGTAGAAAGGACACTGGTAAGAATAAACATTCTGTGCCTTCAGGCTTTGGTAGATAGCTGGATCTCCCAAAACATAAGCAAGGActgaaatccaaattaaaattactataaggaaataaaatagtttttgacACTTAAATGCAAGCTTTGTGGTTTTAGAGAAATTCAGATAATAATCTATACAAGCTATCAGGAAAACTGGATAATGCAGAAAGCcgtaagtgaaagaaataatttgagtAAATAGGCAAATGTGGTATTTAGTAAACCTAATGCCTAAAACTACAAAATCCCTGAAATAGaatataatggaaatatttacTAAAAGTAAAAGATCGATGAATGCTagtgaaatgcaaaaatattccataaaattttgatagctgatttttcttctcattcctaGTGTGAGGATATTCAGTAATATTTTCCCAAGTATAATCAAGAATAGCAGACAGTTACCATCTAGAGGCTGATTTGCTTGATGTAACTGGTATTGAAAAGAGCAGTTCTCTGAAGAAAGAGCAGTCATGGTTTTAGCTGAACTGCAGAAGATCTGCTGAAGTACATACGATAAAACACTGCTTCATTTTAGCTTCCATCCCTGTAaggaaaaatcacaagaaaaccTGATGCCATGTCTAATTTTACTAAAGCTTTATTctcagggtacctggctggcttagtctgttaaacggctgccttaggctcaggtcatgatcccagggtcctggattgagtcccacatcaggctccttgctcagtggggagcctgcttctccctctacccctccccttgcttgtgcctggtctctctctctgtcaaataaatctttaaaaagtcttaaaaaaaaaacaaacacaaaaactttATTCTCAAAGAACTAATTTAATCCAATCATTTCTCAAATAattacagttgatccttgaacaaggAAGCAGTAAGGGGTACTGATAAGGGCCCTGTACAGTAAAGAATCTGTATATAACTTAACTCCCACAAAACTtcactaatagcctactgttgactggaagccttaccagtaagtcagttaacacatattttctacATGTGTTATATGatgtattcttacagtaaagtaagctagataaaagaaaatattaggaaaaccataaggaaaatacatgtaTAGCACTGTAccatatttattggaaaaaatcgGCATTAAGGGGAACTTTACacttcaaacctgtgttgttcaagggtccatTAATAGGAATTTATATTTCTCATAATACAGAATATGATCAGAAAGAATTAATGTGTACACTTCGGTCATTTTTTAAGATCCACATGGTCCAGAACTCTCTGCTCTATAAACAAAATGTTACATATAAATTACTACTTCTATAAAAGTATGGGTTTTAATAACTTGTAGAGATAGAAAAGTACTTTTATCTACCAGAACCAAAATGCAGGATAAAATAGCAGCCTGAGAGGAATACTCAGTTAATAATTACCGATGGCTGTTAACCCAGTTTCACTCTGACTCCAGacccacccagctttctttttgtcaGTGAAATTTAGGATAGCATTTTGCTGCGGGATCATCATTCTGAAACTCGAAGATAGAAAGCAGATGGTAAAACTGAAAATACTAGGGACAtaggtaaaggaaagaaaattcactTTGGGACATGGTCTTTCAAATATGGCACCTGGATAGACCAGGGAATCTGGGGGAAGGAATAGGGATTGAGTATGGATTAAAGAACATTAAGGACTGCCAGGTAAAGGCAAAGGAATAGGAGTTGAGGCTTGAGGGACTAAGGCATTTGgaagcagaaaaaagagaagatgatgaaaaagaaaggtCAAAGGGGAAGAAATCGGAAAAAGGGTGGAAGGAGAGGCActcggctggctcagttggtagagcttgctactcttgatttcagggtagtgagtttgggccccatgctggaggtagagattactttggagaaaaaaaaaaaaaaaaagatggaaggcaGTTTAAgaaatttatcattaaaaaaatcacacttttGACCAAAAGTTGTTTCTGTTCCACCCacagtatttataaataatgaaataaacagtAATGAACCCACTCACAAATGTCAACAATTGGAGATgggttaaaaataatacatggtgCAGCCTTACAATATACTCTAAGGAGGaagactgttttctttcttcctcttctgtactCGTTAAATGTTAAGCCTAATGaatttgttaaatgttaaaaaatataaactcctACAGTATGTCTAAGTGAATTGCAGGTCACCAAATTACGTAACAACATTTAATTATTAAGACATTATACATGTACAGAAAAAAACTAAGGGTACACACTGAGTTACTAATGTAGTGTTACAGATTTCTTCAAATTTCTCAAACTTCAAGTAAAGTTAGTAAGGGAATATTAAGtctgaaaagtaaaacaaactggATTTGcctaaaaccagaaaaatgatgatttaaataatttcaaggaAGTAGTTGAGGATAATGCCTGAGGGTAAAGAAGATTAGCGTGAGGGAAGGCTATCTGTTCTCTTGACAGACTGAACTCTAACTTGATAGTCTTTCCATGTTGAGAAGAGAGTTCAACTGATTTTTTGAGCTTTTGTGCTCATCTTTTCCTTGTCCAACTTTAGCAAGAATCTTGCTAAGGGAGGTTATCCAGACTCTTATCCTCAGGATCTGATGTCCTTCAATATCTGAGTGGGTTCCTTATCCTGCACCATCTTCCAATGATGACCTATCACCCTGTCCTGCCTTTAGCAAGAATCCCTTATTATCCCTGCTGTTTTCTCAGTAATATTCCACCCACTAACCTCCACCTTGTTCCTTGGCTCCTTGTTCCCACTATTCCTCATTGTATTCAGAGTTGAGCCCAGACTGCAAAATCCCATCGTAATGGTCCCTACACCTAGCGCAAAGGTCCTGGGTAAAGTCTAAAGTCTGCTTTACTGTTCTTTAACAAGGGTCatgaataatttttcctttaaatactgCCAATGTCATAAGCTAAGGTAcacaaattatgtatttatacacacaaatgtgtatatatgtaaagttataaaaaaatcagttaatacctattttcatAACTATAAAAGAACCAATGAAACAAGCTTTTGTAGGTATATAGTTCATATATAGTTGACACTTTTCCCAAAAAGTTCCATTCAGATTTGATGTAAAAAGGAATAGACTCATGGCTACCATCTTGATAAATGCCACTGGCTTTTATAAGTCATGGTGTCTGGATAAGGAAGCCcagacagaataaataaatgaagtcttccTTGTGTCAAGAAAAAAACCAGGCTGCTTTAAATAGCCAATATTGGTTTAAAAGGGGTGTGAAGAAGGTAAATAGAGTAGGTTCATATTGATAAAGACCCATCTAAAAAGATATCTTTAGGATAAAAGAGAATTATctgtataaaatgattttatccTTTGTAACTCATCCGAAATTAAATAAAGCTAAGGAATCCCTGTTTAAGTGGTAAGCAACCAAGGGATA from Mustela erminea isolate mMusErm1 chromosome 1, mMusErm1.Pri, whole genome shotgun sequence harbors:
- the GPR160 gene encoding probable G-protein coupled receptor 160, which translates into the protein MTALSSENCSFQYQLHQANQPLDGNCLLFLIILGKILLNILTLGMRRKISYQNFMEYFCISLAFIDLLLLVNISIIFYFRDFVVLGIRFTKYHICLFTQIISFTYGFLHYPVFLIACIDYYLNFSKTTKLAFKCQKLFYFLIVILIWISVLAYVLGDPAIYQSLKAQNVYSYQCPFYISIQSYWLSFSMVVILFMAFLTSWSEVIALVQAVRMTSYMNETILYFPFPSHCGYTLSSKKTLLPKFIICFLGTWLPFVLLQVIILLLKVQIPAYIEMNIPWLYFINSFLIATIYWFNCHKLNLRDIALPVDPFINWKCCFIPLTIHNLEQIEKPISIIIC